A DNA window from Canis lupus dingo isolate Sandy chromosome 2, ASM325472v2, whole genome shotgun sequence contains the following coding sequences:
- the LOC112658981 gene encoding uncharacterized protein LOC112658981, with translation MDVTMGSSVWKTTQCKHPAMTSELLTSSLPSNWFFTFLEAPGWPSPEKSLTNGTLSKEHARRIGPSQHPIQLLQWTVGYPKPFTELFDLQNSPEQVLHLRDSFPWVRAYQRWLTRADGAHLFLPPCLAKSRWLLEISHEKRSILQFLHSSENCQKGKKSSLENKLESRNTRHLPGEDTNAIITSLNNGTSSTTFGMHQLAPAAFPTGLHCLSCILSPLGAYDLLSINHSAPP, from the exons ATGGATGTGACCATGGGATCAAGTGTTTGGAAGACAACGCAGTGTAAACACCCAGCTATGACATCAGAATTGCTGACATCTTCACTCCCATCAAACTGGTTTTTCACTTTCCTGGAGGCCCCAGGCTGGCCATCCCCAGAGAAAAGTCTCACTAACGGAACCCTTTCCAAAGAGCATGCGAGAAGGATAGGACCG AGCCAGCATCCAATTCAACTTCTACAATGGACCGTGGGCTATCCTAAGCCTTTTACAGAATTGTTTGATCTTCAAAACAGCCCTGAGCAAGTTCTTCATCTCAGAG ATAGCTTTCCCTGGGTCCGGGCATACCAGCGCTGGCTCACGAGAGCTGATGGAGCACATCTCTTCCTACCTCCCTGTTTAGCAAAATCACGTTGGCTGCTTGAAATCAGTCACG AAAAGAGATCTATTCTGCAGTTCTTACATAGCTCAGAAAACTGCCAGAAAGGCAAAAAATCAAGCTTGGAAAACAAGCTGGAATCAAGGAACACCAGGCACCTACCAGGTGAGGACACCAACGCTATCATTACATCATTGAACAATGGCACCAGCTCTACTACTTTTGGAATGCACCAACTAGCTCCTGCAGCTTTTCCTACTGGTCTGCATTGCCTGTCCTGCATCCTGAGCCCATTGGGAGCATATGATTTGCTGAGCATCAATCACTCGGCCCCACCCTAA